One window of Streptomyces sp. FIT100 genomic DNA carries:
- a CDS encoding SAM-dependent methyltransferase has translation MALEIKPIGEVVTGRTEVADDYWGGVESVIQLDEAEFPVDSVQGLEEFSHLVVVWHFDQASPDDVEYHARSPRGNPQWPATGTFAHRNHRRPNQLAQSFPRLLKIDGLRLHVTDLDAVVGTKIYDLSPFFAEMGPRGPVHEPAWPGEMLADYWTTASR, from the coding sequence ATGGCTCTGGAGATCAAGCCGATCGGGGAAGTGGTCACGGGCCGTACCGAGGTCGCGGATGACTACTGGGGTGGCGTCGAGTCGGTGATCCAGCTCGACGAGGCCGAATTCCCCGTGGACTCCGTGCAGGGCCTGGAGGAGTTCTCCCACCTGGTGGTCGTGTGGCACTTCGACCAGGCATCGCCGGACGATGTCGAGTACCACGCCCGCAGTCCGCGCGGAAACCCACAGTGGCCGGCAACGGGAACGTTCGCTCATCGCAACCACCGGCGCCCCAACCAACTCGCACAAAGCTTCCCACGGCTGCTCAAAATCGACGGGCTCAGGCTGCACGTGACCGATCTGGACGCTGTGGTCGGCACGAAGATCTACGATCTCTCGCCCTTCTTCGCAGAAATGGGGCCGCGAGGCCCGGTCCATGAACCCGCCTGGCCCGGCGAGATGCTGGCGGACTACTGGACCACTGCCTCTCGCTAG
- the rfbB gene encoding dTDP-glucose 4,6-dehydratase, whose translation MDKILVTGGAGFIGSHFVKRLLACEDTAEVTVLDALTYAGQKENLADVLLSPKLSFICGNILDQPLVDELVQRHDAIVHFAAESHVDRSLFEAATFLTTNVLGTHTLLDAAGRHGVQKFVHVSTDEVYGPMATGCATESSLLNATVPYAASKAASDVMALSAFRTDGVPVCVTRSSNQYGPHQYPEKIIPLFVTNLLKGVPVTLHGRGQHVRNWLHVEDNCQGIELVLRSGIPGEVYNIGGGTDMTSKELTKLLLRMCGADWSSVTYIPDRKSNDIRYAMDWSKIADDLGYRPTWSLSDGLAQTVEWYRSHPERWAPAACDAGAPMAEINVIELAED comes from the coding sequence ATGGACAAAATCCTGGTCACAGGCGGAGCCGGATTCATTGGCTCGCACTTCGTCAAGAGGTTGCTGGCGTGTGAGGACACTGCCGAGGTAACCGTCCTCGACGCCCTCACCTATGCCGGCCAAAAGGAGAACCTGGCGGACGTTCTCCTCTCGCCGAAGCTCAGCTTCATCTGCGGCAACATACTCGACCAGCCTCTCGTCGACGAACTGGTCCAACGGCACGACGCGATCGTGCACTTCGCTGCTGAATCGCATGTCGATCGCTCGCTCTTCGAAGCGGCAACGTTCCTGACCACCAACGTGCTGGGTACTCACACCCTCTTGGACGCGGCCGGGCGCCACGGTGTGCAGAAGTTTGTGCATGTCTCCACCGACGAGGTCTACGGGCCGATGGCGACTGGCTGTGCCACGGAAAGCTCCCTTCTCAACGCGACCGTCCCGTACGCGGCGTCCAAGGCCGCGAGCGACGTCATGGCGTTGTCCGCCTTCCGAACCGACGGTGTCCCAGTGTGCGTAACCCGCTCCTCCAACCAGTACGGTCCGCACCAGTACCCAGAGAAGATCATCCCCTTGTTTGTCACAAACCTGCTCAAGGGCGTGCCCGTCACGCTTCACGGCCGTGGCCAGCATGTGCGCAACTGGCTGCACGTCGAGGACAACTGCCAGGGCATCGAACTCGTCCTCCGCTCCGGTATTCCCGGCGAGGTGTACAACATCGGTGGCGGCACCGACATGACCAGCAAAGAACTCACCAAGCTGCTGTTACGTATGTGTGGTGCCGACTGGAGCTCGGTGACATACATCCCGGACCGTAAGTCCAACGACATCCGATACGCGATGGACTGGTCGAAGATCGCAGACGATCTCGGCTACCGACCCACCTGGTCGCTCTCGGACGGACTGGCGCAGACCGTCGAGTGGTACCGCAGCCATCCCGAGCGGTGGGCACCGGCTGCGTGCGATGCAGGAGCGCCCATGGCGGAAATCAACGTCATCGAACTCGCGGAGGACTGA
- a CDS encoding DNA-3-methyladenine glycosylase 2 family protein — MDEDTRYEAVTSRDARFDGEFFFAVETTGIYCRPSCPAVTPKRRNVRFFPTAAAAQGHGFRACRRCRPDAVPGSAEWNVRADVVGRAMRMIGDGVVDREGVGGLAGRLGYSARQVQRQLNAELGAGPVALARAQRAHTARVLLQTTGLPVTEIAFASGFASVRQFNDTIRQIYARTPTELRAEAGTERAAGTAGIPLRLAHRGPYAAREVFDLLARGAADRVEEVVGAPGARTYRRTLRLPHGSGIVAVDERSPGSSWLEARIHLTDLRDLTTAVQRLRRLFDLDADPYAVAERLSRDPRLAPLVAGRPGLRSPGAAEPEEFALRAVVGPAESERLIEAYGKLLDRPCGGLTHLFPEPAALTDHPVAGPLATALADGDVRLDPGADRDEAERTLLAVPGVSPRTAALIRMRALGDPDVALPGDPATETWRPWRSYATRYLESARLPDQAAADT; from the coding sequence ATGGACGAGGACACCCGGTACGAGGCGGTGACCAGCCGCGACGCCCGCTTCGACGGCGAGTTCTTCTTCGCCGTCGAGACCACGGGCATCTACTGCCGTCCCAGCTGCCCCGCCGTCACCCCCAAGCGCAGGAACGTGCGGTTCTTCCCGACCGCCGCGGCCGCTCAGGGGCACGGCTTCCGGGCCTGTCGGCGGTGCCGGCCCGATGCCGTGCCGGGGTCCGCCGAGTGGAACGTACGGGCCGACGTCGTGGGGCGGGCCATGCGGATGATCGGCGACGGAGTCGTCGACCGCGAAGGCGTCGGAGGGCTCGCGGGCCGGCTCGGGTACAGCGCACGGCAGGTGCAGCGCCAGCTCAACGCCGAGCTGGGCGCCGGGCCCGTCGCCCTCGCCCGCGCCCAACGGGCGCACACCGCACGGGTGCTGCTCCAGACCACCGGGCTGCCGGTGACCGAGATCGCGTTCGCGTCCGGGTTCGCCAGCGTGCGGCAGTTCAACGACACGATCCGGCAGATCTACGCCCGCACCCCCACCGAACTCCGCGCCGAGGCCGGCACGGAACGGGCCGCGGGCACCGCCGGGATCCCGCTGCGGCTCGCCCATCGCGGCCCGTACGCCGCGCGCGAGGTCTTCGACCTGCTCGCCCGCGGGGCCGCGGACCGTGTCGAAGAGGTCGTCGGTGCGCCCGGCGCCCGTACCTACCGCCGTACTCTGCGGCTGCCGCACGGTTCCGGCATCGTCGCCGTCGACGAGCGCTCGCCCGGTTCGTCGTGGCTGGAGGCCCGGATCCACCTGACCGATCTACGCGATCTCACCACCGCCGTGCAGCGGCTGCGCCGGCTCTTCGACCTGGACGCCGACCCGTACGCGGTCGCGGAGCGCCTCTCCCGCGACCCGCGGCTCGCCCCTCTCGTCGCCGGCCGGCCGGGACTGCGCTCGCCCGGTGCCGCCGAGCCCGAGGAGTTCGCGCTGCGGGCCGTGGTCGGTCCCGCGGAGTCCGAGCGGCTCATCGAGGCATACGGCAAGCTCCTGGACCGGCCGTGCGGCGGGCTCACCCATCTCTTCCCCGAACCCGCCGCCCTGACGGACCATCCGGTCGCCGGACCGCTCGCGACCGCCCTCGCCGACGGCGACGTCCGGCTCGACCCGGGCGCCGACCGCGACGAGGCCGAGCGGACGCTGCTCGCCGTGCCCGGGGTGTCACCCCGCACCGCCGCGCTGATCCGGATGCGGGCCCTCGGAGACCCGGACGTGGCCCTCCCCGGCGACCCCGCCACCGAGACGTGGCGACCGTGGCGCTCGTACGCCACGCGCTACCTGGAGTCCGCCCGCCTGCCTGACCAGGCCGCGGCTGACACCTAG
- a CDS encoding ABC transporter substrate-binding protein: MTTRRTVSAVIGLAAALVLGACANPTDGGTTDVAAPGSGSGSGSDRTTTKIDNSPDQKRVTTQKVASIAAQVPAEVRKRGTLAIVGSADSSPPLGFYATDDKTRIGVEIDIVHLVADVLGLRPEYTPVSWENIFVGLDSAKYDVGFSNITVTEERKEKYDFATYRKDDLAFEAKKGSGLKVADHKDVAGRTVAVDTGTNQEKILVEWSEQAEKAGLEPVDIKYYKAPADTYLALESGRIDLFLGPNPTAAYHVASAGRTEIVGTYSGAGATLQGLIAATTKKDSGLVEPLAAALNEVIDNGTYAQVLERWGLSNETVEKSEINPPGLPKTGE, translated from the coding sequence ATGACCACCCGCCGCACCGTCTCCGCCGTGATCGGACTCGCCGCCGCCCTCGTCCTCGGAGCCTGCGCCAACCCCACCGACGGCGGCACGACCGACGTCGCGGCCCCGGGCAGTGGCTCGGGCAGCGGCTCGGACAGGACCACCACGAAGATCGACAACAGCCCCGACCAGAAGCGCGTCACCACGCAGAAGGTCGCCTCCATAGCCGCCCAGGTGCCCGCGGAGGTCCGTAAGAGAGGCACCCTGGCGATCGTCGGCTCCGCCGACAGCTCGCCACCGCTGGGCTTCTACGCCACCGACGACAAGACCCGCATCGGCGTGGAGATCGACATCGTCCATCTCGTCGCCGACGTCCTCGGGCTCAGGCCCGAGTACACCCCGGTCTCCTGGGAGAACATCTTCGTCGGCCTCGACAGCGCCAAGTACGACGTCGGCTTCAGCAACATCACCGTCACGGAGGAGCGCAAGGAGAAGTACGACTTCGCCACCTACCGCAAGGACGACCTCGCCTTCGAGGCGAAGAAGGGCAGCGGCCTCAAGGTCGCCGACCACAAGGACGTCGCGGGCAGGACTGTCGCCGTGGACACCGGGACCAACCAGGAGAAGATCCTGGTCGAGTGGAGCGAGCAGGCCGAGAAGGCGGGTCTCGAACCGGTGGACATCAAGTACTACAAGGCCCCCGCCGACACCTATCTCGCCCTGGAGTCCGGCCGTATCGACCTCTTCCTCGGCCCCAACCCGACCGCCGCCTACCACGTCGCATCGGCCGGCAGGACCGAGATCGTCGGTACCTACTCCGGTGCGGGCGCCACCCTCCAGGGCCTCATCGCCGCCACCACCAAGAAGGACAGCGGTCTGGTCGAGCCGCTCGCCGCCGCGCTCAACGAGGTCATCGACAACGGCACCTACGCCCAGGTGCTGGAGCGCTGGGGCCTGTCGAACGAGACCGTCGAGAAGTCGGAGATCAACCCGCCCGGCCTGCCCAAGACCGGCGAGTAG
- a CDS encoding amino acid ABC transporter ATP-binding protein, giving the protein MVDVRGVHKSFGPLEVLRGVDLRVRAGEVTVILGPSGSGKSTLLRTINHLEKVDRGWIGIEGELIGYRRSGDKLYELKEKDVLKQRTHIGFVFQNFNLFPHLTVLDNLVEAPVSALRRPRREAEEAARRLLERVGLSDKAGAYPRQLSGGQQQRVAIARALALEPKVLLFDEPTSALDPELVGEVLDVIKDLARTGTTMIVVTHEIGFAREVADTVVFMDDGVVVEQGSPAAVLDDPRHARTRAFLSKVL; this is encoded by the coding sequence ATGGTCGACGTCCGCGGCGTCCACAAGAGCTTCGGGCCGCTGGAGGTGCTGCGCGGCGTCGACCTGAGGGTCCGCGCCGGCGAGGTCACCGTGATCCTCGGCCCCTCCGGCTCGGGCAAGTCCACGCTGCTGCGCACCATCAACCACCTGGAGAAGGTCGACCGAGGCTGGATCGGCATCGAGGGTGAGCTCATCGGCTACCGCCGCTCCGGCGACAAGCTGTACGAGCTGAAGGAGAAGGACGTTCTGAAGCAGCGCACCCACATCGGGTTCGTCTTCCAGAACTTCAACCTCTTCCCGCACCTCACCGTGCTCGACAACCTCGTCGAGGCGCCGGTCTCCGCGCTGCGCCGGCCGCGCAGGGAGGCGGAGGAGGCCGCCCGCCGGCTCCTGGAGCGCGTCGGACTCTCCGACAAGGCCGGCGCCTATCCGCGGCAGCTGTCCGGCGGGCAGCAGCAGCGCGTGGCGATCGCCCGCGCGCTCGCCCTCGAACCCAAGGTGCTGCTCTTCGACGAGCCCACCTCGGCGCTCGACCCGGAACTGGTCGGCGAGGTCCTCGACGTCATCAAGGACCTGGCCCGCACCGGAACCACCATGATCGTCGTGACCCATGAGATCGGCTTCGCCCGCGAGGTCGCCGACACCGTGGTGTTCATGGACGACGGAGTCGTCGTGGAGCAGGGGTCGCCCGCGGCCGTCCTGGACGACCCGCGGCACGCGCGCACGCGCGCCTTCCTCTCCAAGGTCCTCTGA
- a CDS encoding Tat pathway signal protein has product MARQRNEQLAALLLEAGWSRAQATAAYNRVAAETLNGEVRENSKIGRSHVSMWVGGVQPSGVAPAILCQTLSRRLKRDITPQEIGFAASASPAGGALDWRVDPLIALKDLGIGVDTDRRRLLVDGVYSAAALILPNETWWDAMSRPPTEEFSAGKRVGRADVETVRELTLAFSRMDQRRGGGHGRRAVDEYLRHEAHNFLRGRFTDDATRRAMFSASAELAYVSGWMAFDNGEHAVALQRFNTAVKLAARSGDAPLSGHILRAMAHQALDLGFRCEALQIAQASVHGERYTAAAPRERALLGVVHARTLAANGHKQQAARALLRAEDDLSNAHDGIKEPDRTFFFGEASLAHETACTLRDLGDRQRAVKEFRRSVRTRGVAFRRTHAITLGYMGATQIAQGGVEEACATWTSVLDAMEDGIYSGRARQAVVDMRRLLSPYRKRGIPAVGVLDARAASYLAQVD; this is encoded by the coding sequence ATGGCGCGACAGAGAAACGAGCAGCTTGCTGCTCTCCTCCTGGAAGCTGGCTGGTCACGAGCGCAGGCCACAGCCGCGTACAACCGGGTCGCCGCAGAGACACTGAACGGCGAAGTGCGGGAGAACTCCAAGATCGGACGCTCCCACGTGAGCATGTGGGTGGGAGGCGTCCAGCCGTCAGGGGTCGCGCCCGCTATTTTGTGCCAGACGCTGTCCCGTCGTCTGAAGCGTGACATCACGCCACAAGAGATCGGGTTTGCAGCTTCCGCCTCACCAGCGGGAGGGGCGCTGGACTGGCGCGTTGATCCGTTGATCGCGCTGAAGGACTTGGGGATTGGCGTGGACACGGACCGACGTCGACTGCTGGTGGACGGGGTGTACTCAGCAGCGGCCCTGATCCTGCCGAACGAGACGTGGTGGGACGCCATGTCTCGTCCGCCGACCGAGGAGTTCTCGGCGGGCAAACGTGTCGGCCGCGCAGACGTCGAGACCGTACGAGAGCTGACCCTGGCCTTTTCGCGCATGGACCAGCGGCGCGGTGGTGGCCACGGCCGACGGGCGGTCGACGAGTACCTGAGGCACGAAGCCCACAACTTCCTCCGGGGCCGGTTCACCGACGATGCGACCCGACGCGCGATGTTCTCCGCCTCCGCCGAGCTCGCGTACGTGTCGGGCTGGATGGCCTTTGACAACGGCGAGCATGCCGTCGCACTCCAGCGCTTCAACACCGCCGTGAAGCTCGCTGCCCGTTCCGGCGACGCACCCTTGAGCGGACACATCTTGCGTGCCATGGCACACCAGGCGCTCGACCTGGGCTTTCGCTGCGAGGCCCTCCAGATCGCTCAGGCGTCGGTGCACGGCGAGCGGTACACGGCAGCCGCTCCCCGCGAGCGAGCTCTCCTCGGCGTGGTGCATGCACGCACCCTCGCCGCGAACGGTCACAAGCAGCAGGCGGCAAGGGCACTGCTTCGCGCTGAGGACGACCTGTCGAACGCCCACGACGGGATCAAGGAACCGGACCGGACGTTCTTCTTCGGCGAGGCTTCCTTGGCACACGAGACCGCGTGCACCCTGCGAGATCTCGGCGACCGCCAACGGGCGGTCAAGGAGTTCCGGCGTTCCGTGCGCACGCGCGGCGTGGCGTTCCGGCGCACGCACGCGATCACCCTCGGGTACATGGGGGCGACGCAGATTGCCCAGGGCGGCGTCGAAGAGGCATGCGCGACGTGGACCAGCGTCCTTGACGCGATGGAGGACGGGATCTACTCCGGCCGGGCTCGGCAGGCGGTCGTCGACATGCGTCGCCTGCTGTCGCCCTACCGCAAGCGAGGTATCCCCGCAGTGGGTGTGCTCGACGCCCGCGCGGCCTCGTACCTGGCCCAAGTAGATTGA
- the rsgA gene encoding ribosome small subunit-dependent GTPase A, with amino-acid sequence MSSSSLLGSSSSASHPLVPYGWDADWEAEFAPYAAQGLLPGRVARVDRGLCDVITPAGVVRADTEFVVPRDPMKVVCTGDWVAVDPEGSDPQYVRTLLPRRTAYVRSTSSKRSEGQVLATNIDHVVICVSLAVDLDLGRIERFLALAMSSSNGEALLHDAADSWESGAQPLVVLTKSDLVPDATGRSYLVQDVETAAPGVQVLAVSSVTGEGMDVLAAVVSSGTSVLLGVSGAGKSTLANALLGEDVMEVQATRDMDGKGRHTTTTRNLFALPGGGVLIDTPGLRGVGLWDAETGVGQVFSEIEDLAEECRFHDCAHESEPGCAVLAAVADGTLPERRLDSYRKLLRENQRIVAKTDARLRAELRRDWKLRHAEGRAAMAAKRGRL; translated from the coding sequence TTGTCTTCCTCTTCTCTCCTGGGTTCGTCTTCGTCTGCCTCGCATCCGCTCGTGCCGTACGGCTGGGATGCGGACTGGGAGGCCGAGTTCGCCCCGTATGCCGCGCAGGGCCTCCTGCCCGGCCGCGTCGCGCGTGTCGACCGTGGCCTGTGCGACGTCATCACCCCGGCCGGCGTCGTCCGTGCCGACACCGAGTTCGTCGTTCCCCGTGACCCGATGAAGGTCGTGTGCACGGGGGACTGGGTCGCCGTCGACCCCGAAGGCAGTGACCCGCAGTACGTGCGGACGCTGCTGCCGCGCCGTACCGCCTACGTGCGGTCGACGTCGTCCAAGCGTTCCGAGGGCCAAGTCCTGGCCACCAACATCGATCACGTCGTCATCTGTGTATCGCTCGCGGTCGACCTGGACCTCGGACGGATCGAGCGGTTCCTGGCGCTGGCCATGTCCAGTTCGAACGGAGAGGCACTGCTGCATGACGCGGCGGACTCCTGGGAGAGCGGGGCGCAGCCGCTCGTCGTCCTGACCAAGTCCGACCTCGTGCCGGACGCCACCGGCAGGTCGTACCTCGTCCAGGACGTCGAAACGGCCGCGCCCGGAGTGCAGGTGCTCGCGGTCAGCTCCGTGACCGGCGAGGGCATGGACGTGCTCGCGGCGGTCGTCTCCAGCGGTACGAGCGTGCTGCTCGGCGTCTCCGGTGCCGGCAAGTCCACGCTGGCGAACGCGCTGCTCGGCGAGGACGTCATGGAGGTCCAGGCCACCCGCGACATGGACGGCAAGGGCCGCCACACGACGACCACGCGGAACCTGTTCGCGCTCCCGGGCGGCGGTGTCCTCATCGACACGCCCGGGCTGCGCGGCGTCGGCCTCTGGGACGCGGAAACCGGCGTCGGCCAGGTCTTCTCCGAGATCGAGGACCTGGCCGAGGAGTGCCGCTTCCACGACTGCGCCCACGAGTCGGAGCCGGGGTGCGCGGTGCTCGCCGCGGTCGCGGACGGCACGCTGCCGGAACGCCGCCTCGACAGCTACCGCAAGCTGCTCCGCGAGAACCAGCGCATCGTCGCGAAGACGGACGCGCGGCTGCGGGCGGAGCTCCGCCGCGACTGGAAGCTCCGCCACGCGGAGGGCCGCGCGGCGATGGCCGCCAAACGCGGCCGCCTGTAA
- a CDS encoding ABC transporter substrate-binding protein encodes MKLPGTRARARTRLPAVAALALLPLLALTACGSGGSGGTDRTTAAGAQASPAPTDDPVAAVRTVDSVAELLPAGVRESGTLRIGSSTGFPPGAYYPNGQDEPPAGQDIDIADAVAKVLGIRLERQDASFETILPALGSGKYDVGTGNFGVTAERLRTVDFVTYINDGQGFAVKKGSTALKTRVGDLTELCGLTIGTGAGTTFEATLTARKGVCAEAGKEPYDVKVYSENGATFTALQQGRIDVVMSTINGLRHQAAQPAAQTAFLGEHHRLDVGFAFRKGSPLTAAFRAAVNQLIKDGTYARILKKWGTTASAIDASRINPPEHR; translated from the coding sequence GTGAAGCTCCCCGGCACCCGCGCCCGCGCCCGCACCCGCCTGCCCGCCGTCGCCGCCCTCGCGCTGCTGCCCCTCCTGGCGCTGACCGCCTGCGGCTCCGGCGGCTCCGGCGGCACCGACCGCACGACAGCGGCGGGCGCCCAGGCATCACCCGCACCGACCGACGACCCGGTCGCCGCCGTACGCACCGTGGACTCCGTCGCCGAGCTGCTGCCCGCCGGCGTACGCGAGTCGGGAACGCTGCGGATCGGCAGCTCGACCGGCTTCCCGCCCGGGGCGTACTACCCGAACGGCCAGGACGAGCCGCCCGCGGGCCAGGACATCGACATCGCCGACGCGGTGGCGAAAGTGCTCGGCATCAGGCTGGAGCGGCAGGACGCCTCCTTCGAGACGATCCTGCCCGCCCTCGGCAGTGGCAAGTACGACGTCGGCACCGGCAACTTCGGCGTCACCGCCGAACGCCTCAGGACCGTCGACTTCGTCACCTACATCAACGACGGCCAGGGCTTCGCGGTGAAGAAGGGCAGCACCGCGCTGAAGACCCGGGTCGGCGACCTCACCGAGCTGTGCGGGCTCACCATCGGCACCGGTGCCGGCACGACGTTCGAGGCGACCCTCACCGCGCGGAAAGGAGTGTGCGCCGAGGCCGGCAAGGAGCCGTACGACGTGAAGGTCTACTCCGAGAACGGCGCCACGTTCACCGCGCTCCAGCAGGGCCGGATCGACGTCGTCATGTCGACCATCAACGGCCTGCGCCACCAGGCCGCACAGCCCGCCGCGCAGACCGCCTTCCTCGGTGAGCACCACCGCCTCGACGTCGGGTTCGCGTTCAGGAAGGGCTCCCCGCTCACCGCCGCGTTCCGGGCCGCGGTCAACCAGCTGATCAAGGACGGAACGTACGCCCGGATCCTCAAGAAGTGGGGAACCACCGCCTCCGCGATCGACGCATCGCGGATCAACCCGCCCGAACACCGTTGA
- the ssuE gene encoding NADPH-dependent FMN reductase, giving the protein MATILSVSGSPSATSRTARLLRHLDDRLTAQGHDVTALDVRTLPAEALLGADFRDPAIIEAAALFERADGVVIGTPVYKAAYSGLLKSLLDLLPQYALDGKTVLPLATGGTTAHVLAIDYALRPVLSSMGAAHIVPGWFTLDQDITVDDDGTLSVAPDAAEGLVQVTDRFSAALAGRRTLLAAAG; this is encoded by the coding sequence ATGGCCACCATCCTGTCCGTCTCCGGAAGCCCTTCCGCCACCTCCCGCACCGCACGGCTGCTGCGCCATCTCGACGACCGGCTCACCGCGCAGGGCCACGACGTGACCGCGCTGGACGTCCGTACCCTCCCCGCCGAAGCACTGCTGGGGGCCGACTTCCGGGACCCGGCGATCATCGAGGCCGCGGCCCTGTTCGAGCGGGCGGACGGCGTCGTGATCGGCACCCCCGTCTACAAGGCCGCCTACTCCGGGCTGCTGAAGTCGCTGCTCGACCTGCTCCCGCAGTACGCACTGGACGGCAAGACCGTCCTGCCGCTCGCCACCGGCGGCACCACGGCGCACGTCCTGGCCATCGACTACGCCCTGCGCCCGGTGCTGAGCTCGATGGGCGCCGCGCACATCGTCCCCGGCTGGTTCACGCTCGACCAGGACATCACGGTCGACGACGATGGCACACTGAGCGTCGCACCCGACGCGGCCGAGGGCCTCGTCCAGGTCACCGACCGCTTCTCCGCCGCACTCGCCGGCCGCAGGACGCTGCTGGCGGCCGCCGGATGA
- a CDS encoding ATP-binding protein: MAIFDHLDHVPALDPIPITLVQRFALVCQLLDERENSHEFLFWPIHRQRLTPGWRWPAAVQRDWLPVTRDSAVAKPITRKSRAFEVAFAPDPACVARARQITGAFLEPCNANGELAEKIVLAVSELVTNAIEHGTGEVGLRIRYSDSDVRIEVTDGNPTPAQMRSATDEDVSGRGLFLVAVLAREWGVSEDGGTTWCVFRVPAGRA; the protein is encoded by the coding sequence TTGGCGATCTTTGACCACCTTGACCACGTTCCAGCCCTTGACCCCATACCCATCACCCTGGTTCAGCGGTTCGCTCTTGTATGTCAGCTACTCGACGAGCGGGAGAACTCACATGAATTCCTCTTCTGGCCGATCCACCGTCAGCGCCTTACGCCTGGGTGGCGTTGGCCTGCAGCAGTACAGCGCGACTGGCTCCCGGTGACCCGCGACTCCGCAGTCGCGAAGCCAATCACTCGGAAGTCGCGGGCCTTCGAGGTGGCCTTCGCTCCTGATCCGGCCTGCGTTGCCCGCGCACGCCAAATCACCGGCGCATTCCTGGAGCCGTGCAACGCGAACGGGGAGCTGGCGGAGAAGATCGTGCTCGCCGTCTCTGAGCTGGTCACCAACGCCATCGAGCACGGAACGGGAGAGGTAGGGCTCCGGATCCGATACTCCGACAGCGATGTGCGCATCGAGGTCACCGATGGCAACCCCACCCCCGCCCAAATGCGGTCCGCAACGGATGAAGACGTGTCGGGCCGCGGCCTGTTCCTCGTCGCTGTCCTCGCACGGGAGTGGGGCGTCAGCGAAGACGGTGGGACGACATGGTGCGTCTTCCGCGTCCCTGCGGGGAGGGCGTGA
- a CDS encoding amino acid ABC transporter permease — MGLTTDPAPPGAAVPGTGPEAPSRRPAASDDPTSLTVVPARHYGRWAAAAAVTVLVAQFVHGLVTNPVWEWAVFRDYVLSETIVQAVGVTLQLTAYATVLGFLLGTVLAFMRLSRSPVLRTVAWTYVWIFRSIPMIVQLVFWFNLGALYRELGVGIPFGPVLWSVDSNSLIGTIGAALIGLSLHQAAYAAEIVRGGVLSVDHGQLEAAAALGIPRLRQIRRIVLPQAMRAILPTAGNEIIGLLKGTSVVYVMAIGELFYQVQVVYGRNGRVIPLLMVATAWYVFLTSVLSVAQYYVERRYARGADRTPPPTPLQRVRRLVRDLGTANENRPRTAKEKP; from the coding sequence ATGGGACTCACCACCGACCCCGCGCCGCCCGGCGCGGCCGTCCCGGGCACCGGCCCCGAAGCCCCGTCCCGGCGACCCGCAGCATCTGACGACCCGACCTCGCTCACGGTCGTACCCGCCCGCCACTACGGCCGGTGGGCCGCGGCAGCCGCCGTGACCGTGCTGGTCGCCCAGTTCGTCCACGGACTGGTCACCAATCCGGTCTGGGAGTGGGCCGTCTTCCGCGACTACGTCCTGTCCGAGACGATCGTCCAGGCGGTGGGGGTGACCCTCCAGCTCACCGCCTACGCCACCGTGCTCGGCTTCCTCCTCGGCACCGTCCTGGCCTTCATGCGGCTGTCGCGCAGCCCCGTGCTGAGGACCGTCGCCTGGACCTACGTCTGGATCTTCCGGTCCATCCCGATGATCGTCCAGCTGGTGTTCTGGTTCAACCTGGGCGCCCTCTACCGGGAACTCGGCGTCGGCATCCCGTTCGGCCCGGTCCTCTGGTCCGTGGACAGCAACAGCCTGATCGGCACGATCGGGGCCGCGCTGATCGGACTCTCGCTCCACCAGGCCGCGTACGCCGCCGAGATCGTGCGCGGCGGCGTCCTCTCGGTCGACCACGGGCAGCTGGAAGCCGCCGCGGCGCTCGGCATCCCCCGGCTGCGGCAGATCCGGCGGATCGTGCTGCCACAGGCGATGCGCGCGATCCTGCCCACGGCCGGCAACGAGATCATCGGCCTGCTCAAGGGCACGTCGGTGGTCTACGTGATGGCCATCGGCGAGCTCTTCTACCAGGTGCAGGTGGTCTACGGCCGCAACGGCCGGGTGATCCCCCTGCTGATGGTCGCCACCGCCTGGTACGTGTTCCTGACCTCCGTGCTCTCGGTCGCCCAGTACTACGTGGAGCGCCGCTACGCCCGCGGCGCCGACCGCACACCGCCGCCCACCCCGCTGCAGCGCGTCCGGCGCCTCGTACGGGATCTGGGCACGGCGAACGAGAACCGTCCGCGCACCGCGAAGGAGAAGCCATGA